A genomic stretch from Corynebacterium sp. 21KM1197 includes:
- the prfA gene encoding peptide chain release factor 1, with product MADQVSAVDDVLSEYKGIEAQMADPEVIGDQAQFRKLSKRYTQLQPIVKVATDLEQVRTDLEDAREMAREDREFQAEAERLEAARVELEEKLADLLAPRDPHDGDDIIMEIKAGAGGEEAALFAGDLVRMYEKYADKHDFSYEILGLAESDLGGVKDMTLSIRAKNPSRDGAWSVFKFEGGVHRVQRVPVTESQGRIQTSAAGVLVYPEPDEVEQVEIDDKDIRVDVYRSSGKGGQGVNTTDSAVRITHLPTGLVVTCQKERSQIQNKARAMQVLAARLQQMKEDEAEAQAAEGRAKQVRTMDRSERIRTYNWPENRISDHRIGFKANNLDQVLDGNLDDLFTALQAAERAERLEAE from the coding sequence ATGGCGGATCAGGTTTCAGCCGTCGATGACGTGCTCTCTGAGTATAAGGGCATCGAGGCGCAGATGGCCGATCCCGAGGTGATCGGGGATCAAGCGCAGTTCCGTAAACTCTCCAAGCGCTATACCCAGCTTCAGCCCATCGTGAAGGTGGCCACCGACCTGGAGCAGGTGCGCACCGACCTGGAGGACGCCCGCGAGATGGCGCGCGAGGATCGGGAGTTTCAGGCGGAGGCCGAGCGCCTGGAGGCCGCCCGGGTGGAGCTGGAGGAGAAGCTGGCGGACCTGCTGGCTCCCCGTGACCCCCACGATGGCGATGACATCATCATGGAGATCAAGGCCGGCGCGGGCGGTGAGGAGGCCGCGCTCTTTGCCGGTGATCTGGTGCGCATGTATGAGAAGTACGCCGATAAGCACGATTTCTCCTACGAGATCCTGGGTCTGGCGGAGTCCGATCTGGGCGGGGTCAAGGACATGACCTTGTCTATCCGGGCCAAGAACCCCTCGCGCGACGGCGCGTGGAGCGTATTCAAGTTCGAGGGCGGGGTGCACCGCGTGCAGCGCGTGCCGGTGACCGAGTCCCAGGGGCGCATCCAGACCTCGGCGGCGGGCGTGCTGGTGTACCCGGAGCCGGACGAGGTGGAGCAGGTGGAGATCGACGATAAGGACATTCGCGTCGATGTGTACCGCTCCTCCGGCAAGGGCGGCCAGGGCGTGAACACCACGGACTCCGCCGTGCGCATCACGCACCTGCCCACGGGCCTGGTGGTGACCTGCCAGAAGGAGCGCTCGCAGATTCAGAACAAGGCCCGCGCCATGCAGGTGCTGGCCGCGCGCCTCCAGCAGATGAAGGAGGACGAGGCGGAGGCCCAAGCGGCCGAGGGGCGCGCCAAGCAGGTGCGCACGATGGATCGTTCCGAGCGGATCCGCACCTATAACTGGCCGGAGAATCGCATTTCCGATCACCGCATTGGGTTTAAGGCCAATAACCTTGACCAGGTGCTCGACGGCAACCTGGACGATCTCTTCACCGCCTTGCAGGCCGCCGAGCGCGCCGAGCGCCTTGAGGCAGAATGA